One genomic segment of Ignavibacteriota bacterium includes these proteins:
- a CDS encoding nitrous oxide reductase accessory protein NosL gives MKKIIFAILLISNFLIAQETDFVKNAETNNAIILQKGDAKDWCSVCGMNLKMFYKTNHAIELKDGTSKQYCSIHCLCTDKPNHKNQIKNIFVVDAKTEQMINVNDAFYVVGSDVLGTMSSVSKIAFSSKTDAEDFSKKFNGKNIMDFKSVSEMVEKKLSEETEMLMKRKEMKVYPKGEKLFNELCDKNIDIKNFSNIAELKAHLKSNNICKDVDEQKLQMIALYLWEVKAKEKSAKNESQNIVVPENAKCPVCGMFVYKYPKWAAVIETSKSKLYFDGVKDLMKFYFEPEKWSDIEKVKSEIISVTDYYLQTKIDGKFAVYVINSNVLGPMGNELIPFTDEKSAKEFVKDHGGKIISKFEEITKDLVYKLDE, from the coding sequence ATGAAAAAAATAATTTTTGCCATTTTATTAATTTCGAATTTCTTAATTGCGCAGGAAACAGATTTTGTAAAAAATGCTGAGACAAATAATGCTATAATTTTACAAAAAGGTGACGCAAAAGATTGGTGCTCGGTTTGCGGAATGAATTTGAAAATGTTTTACAAAACAAATCATGCAATTGAACTTAAAGATGGAACATCAAAACAATATTGTTCAATACACTGTTTATGCACAGATAAACCAAATCATAAAAATCAGATAAAAAATATTTTTGTTGTTGATGCAAAAACGGAACAGATGATAAATGTAAACGATGCTTTTTATGTTGTTGGAAGTGATGTTCTGGGCACAATGTCGTCAGTTAGTAAAATTGCGTTTTCATCTAAAACTGATGCTGAAGATTTTAGCAAAAAATTCAACGGTAAAAATATTATGGACTTTAAATCTGTTTCTGAAATGGTTGAAAAAAAATTATCTGAAGAAACAGAAATGCTGATGAAACGAAAAGAAATGAAAGTTTATCCTAAAGGTGAAAAATTATTTAATGAACTTTGTGATAAAAATATTGATATTAAAAATTTTTCCAATATTGCAGAATTGAAAGCTCATTTAAAATCTAATAATATTTGCAAAGATGTTGATGAACAAAAACTTCAAATGATTGCACTTTATTTGTGGGAAGTAAAGGCAAAAGAAAAATCTGCTAAAAATGAAAGCCAAAATATTGTTGTTCCGGAAAATGCAAAATGTCCGGTTTGCGGAATGTTTGTTTACAAATATCCCAAATGGGCGGCAGTTATAGAAACCTCAAAATCAAAATTGTATTTTGACGGAGTAAAAGATTTAATGAAATTTTATTTTGAGCCGGAAAAATGGAGTGATATAGAAAAAGTAAAATCAGAAATAATTTCCGTAACTGATTATTATTTACAAACTAAAATTGACGGCAAATTTGCAGTTTATGTAATTAATAGCAACGTACTTGGACCAATGGGGAACGAACTTATTCCCTTCACTGATGAAAAAAGTGCTAAAGAATTTGTAAAAGATCACGGCGGTAAAATAATTTCAAAGTTTGAAGAAATAACAAAGGATTTAGTTTACAAGTTAGATGAATAA
- a CDS encoding FixH family protein, translating to MKISWGVGITISIIVFMLISFWLIYFSFSQDVNLVRDDYYEAEVQYNETMEKVKRTNQLTENLKVSVVNNSIELRFPKNFNYKNINGNIFLFRPSERNKDLTIPIQIDSNYFQAISTNNLLQGMWKIKIDWKADSVAYQNDEIIMIQ from the coding sequence ATGAAAATTAGTTGGGGTGTTGGAATTACAATTTCAATTATTGTATTTATGCTCATTTCATTTTGGTTAATTTATTTTTCATTCAGCCAAGATGTGAATTTAGTTAGAGATGATTATTACGAAGCCGAAGTTCAATACAACGAAACAATGGAAAAAGTTAAAAGAACAAATCAGTTAACTGAAAATTTAAAAGTATCTGTCGTTAATAATTCTATTGAACTTCGATTTCCCAAAAATTTTAATTATAAAAATATAAACGGAAACATTTTTTTATTTAGACCTTCAGAAAGAAATAAAGATTTAACAATTCCAATACAAATTGATTCGAATTATTTTCAAGCAATTTCTACAAATAATTTACTTCAGGGAATGTGGAAAATTAAAATTGATTGGAAAGCTGATTCCGTTGCTTACCAAAATGATGAAATAATAATGATTCAATAA
- the ccoG gene encoding cytochrome c oxidase accessory protein CcoG produces MNTPNQTPNNEEFRDHLATVTEEGKRIWVYPKKPSGKFHNYRIIAAILLLAVLFLVPLIKVNGHPLMLLDILGRKFILFGIAFGPHDFHLFVLTIIGLIISVFLFTVVYGRIFCGWICPQTIFMEMVFRKVEYLIEGDANKQKALNKQPWNGEKIFKKTLKQAVFFVLAFLIANALLAWVIGVDALFELASKPIPEVLGRFIAMILFTGATYFMGAYFREQVCTMICPYGRLQGVMLDPNSIVIHYDYKRGEPRGKIKKGEDQNLGDCIDCHLCVDVCPTGIDIRNGTQLECVNCTACIDACDDVMVKVKRPAGLIRYASKNEIETGVRKIFTSKAIGYTVVLILLFSLIAFLLSTRSDFELSIVRTAGLMAQEQPGEKLSNLYDVKIINKTFNTVPATLELENIEGEVKLLTGDLIIQPQGISEGKFFVIIPQKNIKTLNTPIQIAVKAEGKIIDIIKTSFLGKVSGKRIEQENHENNEMKDSKSEND; encoded by the coding sequence ATGAACACACCAAATCAAACCCCAAACAATGAAGAATTTAGAGATCATCTTGCAACCGTAACCGAAGAAGGAAAAAGAATTTGGGTTTATCCAAAAAAACCTTCAGGTAAATTTCATAATTACAGAATTATTGCTGCAATTTTACTTTTAGCAGTTTTGTTTTTGGTTCCACTAATTAAGGTGAACGGTCATCCTTTAATGCTTCTGGATATTTTAGGCAGAAAATTTATTCTATTTGGAATTGCTTTTGGTCCGCATGATTTTCATCTTTTTGTATTAACAATTATAGGATTAATAATATCCGTCTTTTTATTTACAGTTGTTTACGGAAGAATTTTTTGCGGCTGGATTTGTCCACAAACAATTTTCATGGAAATGGTTTTTAGAAAAGTAGAATATTTAATAGAAGGTGATGCAAATAAACAGAAAGCTCTAAACAAACAACCATGGAATGGCGAAAAGATTTTCAAGAAAACATTAAAGCAAGCAGTTTTCTTTGTATTAGCATTCTTAATAGCTAATGCTTTACTTGCTTGGGTTATAGGCGTTGATGCTTTATTTGAATTAGCTAGCAAACCAATTCCGGAAGTATTAGGCAGATTTATTGCAATGATTTTATTTACCGGTGCAACATATTTTATGGGTGCATATTTCAGAGAGCAAGTATGTACAATGATTTGTCCATATGGAAGACTTCAAGGTGTTATGCTTGATCCTAATTCTATTGTAATTCATTATGATTATAAAAGAGGCGAACCAAGAGGAAAAATCAAAAAAGGCGAAGATCAAAATTTAGGCGATTGTATTGATTGTCATCTATGTGTTGATGTTTGTCCAACCGGAATTGATATAAGAAACGGAACACAATTAGAATGTGTAAACTGCACTGCTTGTATCGATGCTTGCGACGATGTAATGGTTAAAGTAAAACGTCCAGCCGGTCTAATTCGTTATGCATCAAAAAATGAAATTGAAACCGGAGTTAGAAAAATTTTCACTTCAAAAGCAATTGGATATACGGTAGTTTTGATATTACTATTTAGTTTAATTGCATTTTTATTATCAACAAGATCTGATTTTGAATTATCAATTGTAAGAACTGCAGGCTTGATGGCGCAAGAACAACCCGGAGAAAAATTAAGCAATTTGTATGATGTAAAAATTATTAATAAAACTTTTAATACCGTTCCGGCAACTTTAGAATTAGAAAATATTGAAGGCGAAGTTAAATTGTTAACCGGAGATTTAATAATTCAGCCTCAAGGAATTTCCGAAGGCAAATTTTTTGTAATTATTCCGCAAAAAAATATTAAAACATTAAATACGCCAATCCAGATTGCAGTTAAAGCGGAAGGAAAAATAATAGATATTATTAAAACCTCATTCTTAGGAAAAGTTAGCGGAAAAAGAATTGAACAGGAAAATCACGAAAATAATGAAATGAAAGATTCCAAAAGTGAGAATGACTAA
- a CDS encoding c-type cytochrome, with protein sequence MKLIKKFKTIAVLFLLFIFSSPVIAQTATETGSELGSIIKIMVAVTAFLVAIIMWLILVYSEKGEAAEESGFKKLMHLLNQRPSINDEQKLLLDHDFDGIKELNNKIPPWFMAIFYGSIIWAVIYMVDFHILGSGNVQEDEYTAEVEVASMEREILNKSGKLLNEDNVTVTNDAAALANGKQTFIKNCAACHGQNGEGLVGPNFTDDYWIHGNKINDLFKTIKYGVPAKGMISWQTQLDPNQMQEVASYILTLRGSNPANPKAPEGTLYTY encoded by the coding sequence ATGAAATTGATTAAAAAATTCAAAACAATAGCTGTGCTATTTTTGTTATTCATTTTTAGCTCACCTGTTATTGCTCAAACTGCAACTGAAACAGGAAGTGAGCTGGGATCAATAATCAAAATAATGGTAGCAGTAACAGCTTTTTTAGTGGCAATAATTATGTGGCTTATTTTGGTGTACTCAGAAAAAGGAGAAGCTGCTGAAGAATCCGGGTTTAAAAAACTTATGCATCTTTTAAACCAAAGACCAAGTATTAATGATGAACAAAAACTTCTTTTAGATCATGATTTTGATGGGATAAAAGAATTAAATAACAAAATTCCGCCGTGGTTTATGGCAATATTTTATGGATCAATAATCTGGGCTGTAATTTATATGGTTGATTTTCATATTCTCGGTTCAGGCAATGTTCAGGAAGATGAATATACGGCCGAAGTTGAAGTTGCTTCCATGGAAAGAGAAATATTAAACAAATCCGGAAAATTGCTAAATGAAGATAACGTAACTGTTACAAATGATGCTGCGGCTTTAGCAAATGGGAAGCAAACGTTTATTAAAAACTGCGCTGCTTGTCATGGACAAAATGGAGAAGGTTTGGTAGGACCAAATTTTACTGATGATTATTGGATTCATGGCAATAAAATCAATGATCTATTTAAAACAATAAAATATGGTGTTCCGGCAAAAGGAATGATAAGCTGGCAAACGCAACTTGATCCCAACCAAATGCAGGAAGTTGCAAGTTATATTTTAACTTTAAGAGGATCCAATCCAGCAAATCCTAAAGCACCGGAAGGAACTTTATATACTTATTAA
- a CDS encoding cbb3-type cytochrome c oxidase subunit 3 encodes MKFSNYLSSIENVGIYPVITLVLFLGVFIGAVIWIITRDKEYISELEKIPLDNDNFLNNKENKNEID; translated from the coding sequence ATGAAATTTTCTAATTACTTAAGCTCAATTGAAAATGTAGGAATTTATCCGGTAATAACTTTGGTACTTTTTCTTGGCGTTTTTATTGGAGCAGTTATTTGGATCATCACAAGAGACAAAGAATATATATCAGAATTAGAAAAAATTCCTTTAGATAATGATAATTTTTTAAATAATAAAGAGAACAAAAATGAAATTGATTAA
- the ccoN gene encoding cytochrome-c oxidase, cbb3-type subunit I, whose product MNVEKFSYDNQIVKMFLIATVVWGVVALTVGLWIAIALYYPELNLGLAYTTFGRLRPLHTNAAIFAFIGNSIFTGVYYSLQRISKARMFSDVLSKINFWGWQLIIVLAAVTLVAGITTSKEYAELEWPIDILIALIWVVFGVNMIGTLMKRREKHIYVAAWFYISTFVTVAVLHIGNSIELPVSFLKSYPVYAGIQDALVQWWYGHNAVAFFLTTPFLGLMYYYLPKAVNRPIFSYKLSILHFWTLIFIYIWAGPHHLLYSAVPNWAQSLGTVFSIMLWMPSWGGMLNGLLTLRGAWDRVRDNPVLKFFVVGVTAYGMSTFEGPMLSLKNVNALAHFTDWIPAHVHVGTLGWNGFMTFGMLYWLVPKMWKTELYSKKLANAHFWIGTLGIVVWVIPMWWAGITQSLMWKEFTPLGLLKYPNFLETVLQIVPMYIMRSIGGTLYITGLFIAVYNLAKTMKQGSFEANEAAEAAPRGPMTEKLKYGMIHRYLESKTLLFTALAFVAIIIGGIIEIVPTYLIKSNIPTIASVKPYSPLELEGRDVYIKEACNSCHSQLVRPFRSEVERYGEYSKAGEFVYDHPFLWGSKRTGPDLHRIGGKYSNMWHYLHMENPRSMSPGSLMPTYPWLIENKLDDSNLEAKISAMRTLGVPYSEGFESQARAELTQQAQTIANDLLDNGIVVEPDREIIALIAYLQRLGTDIKAEVAQAK is encoded by the coding sequence ATGAATGTTGAAAAATTCAGTTATGACAACCAGATAGTAAAGATGTTTTTGATTGCTACGGTTGTTTGGGGTGTAGTGGCACTAACGGTTGGCTTGTGGATTGCCATTGCCCTATATTACCCTGAATTAAACTTAGGCCTTGCTTACACTACTTTTGGTCGCCTAAGACCTTTACACACAAATGCAGCAATTTTTGCATTTATCGGTAATTCAATTTTTACCGGTGTTTATTATTCACTGCAACGTATTTCTAAAGCAAGAATGTTCAGTGACGTTTTGAGTAAAATTAATTTCTGGGGATGGCAATTAATAATTGTTCTTGCGGCTGTTACCTTAGTTGCCGGAATAACTACTTCCAAAGAATATGCTGAATTAGAATGGCCGATTGATATTTTGATTGCATTAATTTGGGTTGTTTTTGGTGTAAATATGATTGGCACTTTGATGAAAAGAAGAGAAAAACATATTTACGTTGCAGCTTGGTTTTACATTTCAACATTTGTAACTGTTGCTGTTTTGCATATCGGAAATTCTATTGAACTTCCCGTTTCATTTTTGAAAAGTTATCCAGTTTATGCAGGAATTCAAGATGCTCTTGTTCAATGGTGGTACGGACATAATGCTGTTGCATTTTTCTTAACAACTCCATTTTTAGGATTAATGTATTACTATTTACCTAAAGCTGTTAACAGACCAATTTTTTCTTATAAACTTTCAATCTTACATTTCTGGACATTGATATTTATTTACATTTGGGCTGGACCTCATCATCTATTGTATTCAGCAGTACCTAATTGGGCACAATCTCTTGGAACAGTATTTTCTATAATGTTGTGGATGCCTTCTTGGGGTGGAATGCTAAATGGTCTCTTAACATTAAGAGGTGCTTGGGATAGAGTTAGAGATAATCCGGTGTTGAAATTTTTCGTAGTAGGTGTTACGGCTTACGGTATGTCAACCTTTGAAGGACCAATGTTATCATTAAAAAATGTTAATGCACTTGCACATTTTACTGATTGGATTCCTGCTCACGTTCATGTTGGTACTTTAGGTTGGAACGGATTTATGACATTTGGAATGTTATACTGGCTTGTTCCTAAAATGTGGAAAACAGAATTATATTCTAAAAAATTAGCTAATGCACATTTCTGGATTGGGACTTTAGGAATTGTTGTTTGGGTTATCCCAATGTGGTGGGCTGGTATTACACAATCACTAATGTGGAAGGAATTTACTCCGCTTGGTTTACTAAAATATCCAAACTTCTTAGAAACCGTTTTACAAATTGTTCCAATGTACATAATGCGTTCAATTGGCGGGACATTATATATTACCGGATTATTTATTGCTGTTTACAATTTAGCTAAAACAATGAAGCAAGGTTCTTTTGAAGCAAACGAAGCTGCTGAAGCGGCTCCGCGCGGACCAATGACTGAAAAATTAAAATACGGAATGATCCACAGATATCTTGAATCCAAAACTTTATTATTTACGGCTTTAGCTTTTGTTGCAATTATTATTGGCGGAATTATTGAAATAGTTCCAACTTATTTAATTAAATCAAACATTCCAACTATTGCATCGGTAAAACCATATTCTCCTTTAGAATTGGAAGGAAGAGATGTTTATATTAAAGAAGCTTGCAATAGCTGCCATTCACAATTGGTAAGACCATTTAGATCCGAAGTTGAAAGATATGGCGAATACTCAAAAGCCGGCGAATTTGTTTATGATCATCCATTTTTATGGGGATCAAAAAGAACAGGTCCGGATCTGCACAGAATTGGCGGAAAATACTCCAACATGTGGCATTATTTGCATATGGAAAATCCAAGATCAATGTCGCCTGGTTCTTTAATGCCGACTTATCCATGGTTAATAGAAAACAAATTAGACGATTCCAATCTTGAAGCAAAAATTTCTGCGATGAGAACTTTAGGAGTTCCATACTCAGAAGGATTTGAATCGCAAGCAAGAGCCGAATTAACGCAACAAGCGCAGACAATTGCTAATGATTTATTGGATAACGGAATTGTTGTTGAACCGGATAGAGAAATAATTGCTTTAATTGCCTATCTCCAAAGATTAGGCACAGATATTAAAGCAGAAGTTGCACAAGCTAAATAG
- the ccoS gene encoding cbb3-type cytochrome oxidase assembly protein CcoS, with translation MNVIFVLIAFSSFVAIMFLAAYIWSVKTGQYDDNYTPSIRILFDNEVSKNEKEQPKDADK, from the coding sequence ATGAATGTAATATTTGTTTTAATTGCGTTTAGTTCGTTTGTGGCAATAATGTTTTTAGCCGCATATATATGGTCGGTAAAAACCGGGCAATATGATGATAATTATACTCCATCTATTAGAATTTTATTTGATAACGAAGTGAGCAAGAATGAAAAGGAACAACCAAAAGATGCTGATAAATAA
- a CDS encoding heavy metal translocating P-type ATPase metal-binding domain-containing protein, translating to MKAVEQISVTEKLICFHCGEECNDDEIKINDKIFCCNGCKTVYELLDANDLCTYYSIDENPGQNKKNDIKKNFDFLDDEDLKEKLIDFTDGKITTITFSIPQVHCSSCIWILENLYKMDSGIIHSEANFLKKIVSIKFEESKTNLKNIVILLDSIGYEPDLNLAEKEVEKSAIINKKLWYKIGVAGFAAGNIMLFSFPEYLSLNEITTDDVKPVFSYLNVLFSLPVFFYSASDYFISAFKGLRKKIVNIDVPISIGILVLFLRSLYEIFTQTGAGYLDSMTALVFFMIVGKLFQSKTYAALNFERNYKSYFPIAVTILKNKIETTKPVEKLEVKDRIIIKNGELIPADSVLINGTAFIDYSFVTGESNPVEKINGDLIYAGGRQVGGAIEVEIIKVVSQSYLTQLWNNKTFHKEDESKIDAFVNVVSKYFTFIIILIAASAAFYWFPIDKSLAFNSLTAVLIIACPCALALSTPFTLGNSLRIFGRNKFYIKSTLVIEKLSKITSIVFDKTGTITETQNAKVDFVGDNLSEFEIKLVKSLVHNSSHPLSKNIFRIFPDAELFKISDYKEIPGQGISANIKGIKVQIGSRVYVNETSDKDENNLSTKVYLAFDDKTKGFFTISNSYRQNLKEVISALQNEYKLSILSGDNDNEKKLLAEFFNPNTEMLFKQSPFNKLTYVEKLQENGEQVLMIGDGLNDAGALKKSNVGISIAENVNNFSPACDGILDSKSFGKLDDFIKFSKTSKNIIILSFIISFFYNIIGLSFAVQGTLSPVISAILMPLSSISVVVFATLTTNLMAKRRNLI from the coding sequence GTGAAGGCTGTAGAACAAATTAGTGTGACGGAAAAATTAATATGTTTTCATTGCGGTGAAGAATGCAATGATGACGAAATAAAAATTAATGATAAAATTTTCTGCTGTAACGGATGCAAAACCGTTTACGAACTTTTAGATGCTAATGATCTCTGCACTTACTATTCTATTGATGAAAATCCCGGTCAAAATAAAAAAAATGATATAAAGAAGAATTTTGATTTTCTTGATGATGAAGATCTAAAAGAAAAACTTATCGATTTTACCGACGGAAAAATTACAACAATTACTTTCAGCATTCCGCAAGTTCATTGCAGTTCATGTATTTGGATCTTAGAAAATTTGTACAAAATGGATTCGGGAATTATTCACTCCGAAGCAAATTTTTTAAAGAAAATTGTTTCCATCAAATTTGAAGAATCTAAAACCAATCTTAAAAATATCGTTATTCTGCTTGATTCTATTGGTTATGAACCCGATTTAAATCTTGCTGAAAAAGAAGTTGAAAAATCAGCAATTATTAATAAAAAGTTATGGTACAAAATCGGCGTTGCGGGATTTGCTGCTGGAAATATTATGCTTTTCAGTTTTCCGGAATATTTATCACTAAATGAAATTACGACCGATGATGTAAAACCGGTTTTCAGTTATTTGAATGTTTTATTTTCCCTTCCGGTATTTTTCTATAGCGCAAGCGATTATTTTATTTCTGCATTTAAAGGTTTAAGAAAAAAAATAGTAAATATTGATGTGCCAATTTCTATTGGAATTTTAGTTCTTTTCTTAAGAAGTCTTTACGAAATTTTTACACAAACCGGCGCCGGATATTTAGATTCTATGACTGCGCTTGTTTTCTTTATGATTGTTGGGAAATTGTTTCAGAGTAAAACTTACGCCGCTTTAAATTTTGAAAGAAATTACAAATCGTACTTTCCAATTGCCGTAACAATTTTGAAGAATAAAATTGAAACAACAAAACCCGTTGAAAAGTTAGAAGTTAAGGACAGAATAATTATAAAGAATGGAGAATTGATTCCCGCTGATTCTGTGCTGATAAATGGAACCGCATTTATTGATTACAGTTTTGTTACGGGCGAATCAAATCCGGTTGAGAAAATTAATGGCGATTTAATTTACGCCGGAGGAAGACAAGTCGGTGGCGCAATTGAAGTTGAAATTATTAAAGTGGTTTCGCAAAGTTATTTAACTCAATTATGGAATAACAAAACTTTCCACAAAGAAGATGAAAGTAAAATTGATGCATTTGTAAATGTAGTTAGCAAATATTTTACTTTTATAATTATTCTAATTGCCGCATCTGCCGCATTTTATTGGTTCCCTATTGATAAAAGTTTAGCATTTAATTCATTAACTGCTGTGTTAATAATTGCATGTCCGTGCGCGCTTGCTTTATCAACTCCGTTCACACTCGGAAATAGTTTAAGAATTTTCGGAAGAAATAAATTTTATATAAAAAGTACTTTGGTGATAGAAAAATTATCAAAAATTACTTCTATAGTTTTTGATAAAACCGGAACAATTACCGAAACTCAAAATGCTAAAGTTGATTTTGTCGGCGATAATTTATCGGAATTCGAAATCAAATTAGTTAAATCTCTTGTTCACAATTCTTCACATCCGTTAAGTAAAAATATTTTTAGAATTTTTCCCGATGCAGAATTATTTAAAATTTCAGATTATAAAGAAATTCCGGGACAAGGAATTTCCGCAAATATAAAGGGAATAAAAGTCCAAATTGGATCAAGAGTTTATGTAAATGAAACTTCGGATAAAGATGAAAATAATTTAAGCACAAAAGTGTATTTAGCTTTTGATGATAAGACAAAAGGATTTTTTACAATTTCTAATTCATACAGACAAAATTTGAAAGAAGTAATTTCAGCATTACAAAATGAATACAAATTATCAATTCTATCTGGCGATAATGATAATGAAAAAAAATTACTTGCGGAATTTTTTAATCCAAATACGGAAATGCTTTTTAAGCAATCACCTTTTAACAAATTAACTTATGTTGAGAAATTACAAGAAAACGGCGAGCAAGTTTTGATGATTGGCGATGGGTTAAACGATGCCGGAGCTCTTAAAAAAAGCAATGTGGGAATTTCAATTGCAGAAAATGTAAATAATTTTTCTCCCGCCTGCGATGGAATTTTGGATTCAAAATCGTTTGGAAAATTAGATGATTTTATAAAATTTTCTAAAACGAGCAAAAATATTATTATTTTAAGTTTTATAATTTCCTTTTTCTATAATATTATTGGACTGAGTTTTGCGGTTCAAGGTACTTTATCCCCGGTAATTTCTGCAATATTAATGCCTTTAAGTTCAATTTCCGTTGTGGTTTTTGCAACTTTAACAACCAATTTAATGGCTAAAAGGAGAAACTTAATTTAA